From Halorussus lipolyticus:
GCGCTCGAAACGGTCGGCATGACCGCGTTCGCCGACCGTCGCGTCACGCAACTCTCGGGCGGCCAGCGCCAGCGAGCGTTCATCGCTCGGGCACTGGCCAGCGAGGCCGACCTCCTCGTGCTGGACGAGCCAACGGTCGGCGTGGACGCCGAATCCGTCGAAGCGTTCTACGACCTCCTCGAAACGCTGAACGAGGAGGGCATCACGATACTCCTCATCGAACACGACCTGAGCGCCGTGACCGAACACGCCGAGCGCGTCGTCTGTCTCAACCGCGAGGTGTACTTCGACGGCCCGACCGACGAGTTCGTGGAGAGCGACGCGCTGAGTCGAGCGTTCGGGACCGCCGCCAACTTCGTGGGTGAGGCCAGATGACGGGCACGCTCCTCGCACCGATGCAGACGAGTCCGCTGGAACCGATATACCTCCTGCTCGAACTCTGGTCGGCACTCATGTTCTGGCTCGCCGGGGAGACCGGACTGGAGATGCTCCAGTACCAGTTCATGCACCGGGCGATTCTCGTCGGTCTCTGTATCGGCGTGATGGCACCGCTCATCGGCACCTTCCTCGTCCACCGGCAACTCGCGCTCATCGGCGACGCCCTCGCCCACACCGCGTTCGCCGGTGTCGCGGTCGGACTGTTCATCAACGCCGTGCTGAACGTCGGCGTCTCGCCGTATCTGACGGCCGTCGTCGTGGCGATGCTCGCGGCGCTCCTCATCGAACTCATTTCGGAGGCCACCGACGCCTACAACGACGTGTCGATGGCCATCGTCCTCTCGACCGGGTTCGCGCTCGGGACGACGCTCATCAGCATCAACGCCGGCGGGTTGGCGGTCGGCGTCAACCAGTATCTGTTCGGCAACCTCTCGACGGTCTCGAACGAGAGCGCCGCGATACTCCTCGTGCTGTTCGCGGTCATCGTCGTGACCGTCGGGGTGACGCGCAACCAGTTGCTCTACGTGACCTTCGACGAGACCGCCGCCGAGGTCTCGGGTCTCTCCGTGGACTGGTACAACCGCATCATGGTGATGCTGACCGCGCTGGTCGTCGTCGGCGCGATGCAGATTATGGGCGTCATCCTCGTGGCGGCGATGCTGGTCGTCCCCGTCGCCGGAGCGGCGCAGGTCTCCCGGAGTTTCACCGAGTCGCTCCTCGTCTCGATGGTGTTGGCAGAGTTGGCGGTTCTCCTCGGCATCGGTGTGGCTTACTACGGCGAGGCCACGGCCGGAGGAGTAATCGTCCTCGTCGCGGTCGCTATCTACGTCGTCGCGGTCCTCGCCGGGAAGCTACAGACCTCGCTCGCTGACGACCGGACCCCGGAAATCGGGAGCATCGAGGCCGAGAAGAATACGTCCCGGTCAGATTGAGACGACGATTCTCGCTAGCGGCTTAAGATACCTAATTAGTGTTCAAGCGTTAGTAGAGAATCTTCTAAAAAATGGATTTGTTGCTTTAA
This genomic window contains:
- a CDS encoding metal ABC transporter permease, yielding MTGTLLAPMQTSPLEPIYLLLELWSALMFWLAGETGLEMLQYQFMHRAILVGLCIGVMAPLIGTFLVHRQLALIGDALAHTAFAGVAVGLFINAVLNVGVSPYLTAVVVAMLAALLIELISEATDAYNDVSMAIVLSTGFALGTTLISINAGGLAVGVNQYLFGNLSTVSNESAAILLVLFAVIVVTVGVTRNQLLYVTFDETAAEVSGLSVDWYNRIMVMLTALVVVGAMQIMGVILVAAMLVVPVAGAAQVSRSFTESLLVSMVLAELAVLLGIGVAYYGEATAGGVIVLVAVAIYVVAVLAGKLQTSLADDRTPEIGSIEAEKNTSRSD